One Sphingopyxis macrogoltabida genomic region harbors:
- the queC gene encoding 7-cyano-7-deazaguanine synthase QueC: MQNLAERTLIVLLSGGLDSMVCAGLAREAGARIVALTIDYNQRHRVELESAARIADHVGAAEHIVLPLDLRRFGGSALTADIDVPKDGVGDEVPVTYVPARNLIFLSLTLGLAEARQAQDIVIGVNALDYSGYPDCRPEFIAGFQDLARLATRDGDKGIDFHIHAPLQHMTKADIAAEAARLGMDAGMSWSCYDPTPDHLHCGLCDSCRLRSKGFADAGLPDPTRYAGA; the protein is encoded by the coding sequence ATGCAGAATCTTGCCGAAAGAACGCTGATCGTCCTGCTCTCGGGCGGACTGGACTCGATGGTTTGTGCTGGGCTGGCGCGCGAAGCCGGGGCGCGCATCGTCGCGCTGACGATCGATTATAACCAACGCCACCGCGTCGAGCTTGAGTCCGCGGCGCGCATCGCCGACCATGTCGGTGCGGCGGAGCATATCGTGCTGCCGCTCGACCTGCGCCGCTTCGGGGGCTCGGCGCTGACCGCCGACATCGACGTGCCCAAGGACGGAGTGGGGGACGAGGTTCCCGTCACCTACGTCCCCGCGCGCAACCTCATTTTCCTGTCGCTGACGCTCGGGCTTGCCGAAGCGCGGCAGGCGCAGGATATCGTCATCGGGGTCAACGCGCTCGACTATTCGGGCTACCCCGATTGCCGCCCTGAATTCATCGCCGGATTTCAGGATCTCGCGCGGCTTGCGACGCGCGACGGCGACAAGGGCATCGATTTCCACATCCACGCCCCGCTCCAGCATATGACCAAGGCCGACATCGCGGCCGAGGCGGCGCGGCTGGGAATGGACGCTGGGATGAGCTGGTCCTGCTACGATCCTACCCCCGATCATCTCCATTGCGGCCTGTGCGACAGTTGCCGCCTGCGCAGCAAGGGCTTCGCCGACGCGGGGCTGCCCGACCCGACCCGCTACGCCGGAGCATGA
- a CDS encoding DUF3617 domain-containing protein codes for MRWSVAAFAFAGASTVPAQAPSLAMLDRLEKGSWQLRERGKPDVVKTFCLGDARRMIQIYHPRSGCSRYVIEDVPNSVTVHYTCPGAGHGRTSIRAETNRLVQIDTQGIAEGRPFSQAIEARRVGACTAAN; via the coding sequence ATGCGATGGTCTGTGGCGGCATTTGCCTTTGCCGGTGCGAGCACCGTCCCCGCGCAAGCGCCATCGCTGGCGATGCTCGACCGGCTCGAAAAGGGCAGCTGGCAGCTTCGCGAACGCGGCAAACCCGATGTGGTGAAAACCTTCTGCCTCGGTGACGCGCGGCGGATGATCCAGATCTACCACCCGCGCTCGGGCTGCTCGCGCTATGTCATCGAGGATGTGCCCAATTCGGTGACGGTCCATTACACCTGCCCCGGCGCCGGGCACGGCCGCACCAGCATTCGCGCCGAAACCAACCGGCTGGTCCAGATCGACACGCAGGGCATTGCCGAAGGCCGGCCCTTCTCGCAGGCGATCGAGGCGCGGCGGGTGGGGGCTTGCACCGCGGCGAACTGA
- a CDS encoding Hsp33 family molecular chaperone HslO — MSETIETWFDQPLVFTIAARHVRGRFVRLGPVLNTIMAAHSYPPVAEKLLAEALVLTVLLGSTLKTEGGQMTLQAQTGGGPVELLVCDYRGGELRGYLKFDAERLAEVGSDPTLFALFGEGFLAITFDQEATGERYQGIVPLEGASIGAAAEHYFEQSEQISSLIKLAARHDAEAGCVAGGMLLQHLPEGEVGRDRLHVRHDLPEWEHAKTIGATLKDEELTDPATSLETLAWRLFHEDEVRIEPGVAVSRGCRCSPDYFAGVLAQFPETERQDMADEQGKIVVDCAFCSRIFPIALDDIASRS, encoded by the coding sequence ATGAGCGAAACGATCGAAACCTGGTTCGACCAGCCGTTGGTCTTCACCATCGCCGCGCGGCATGTCCGCGGCCGGTTCGTGCGGCTCGGCCCCGTGCTCAACACGATCATGGCGGCGCACAGCTATCCGCCGGTCGCCGAAAAGCTACTCGCCGAAGCGCTCGTCCTGACCGTGTTGCTCGGCTCGACGCTCAAGACCGAAGGCGGGCAGATGACGTTGCAGGCGCAGACCGGCGGCGGGCCGGTCGAACTGCTCGTCTGCGATTATCGCGGCGGCGAGCTGCGCGGCTATCTGAAGTTCGATGCCGAACGGCTGGCCGAAGTGGGTTCGGACCCGACGCTGTTCGCGCTGTTCGGCGAGGGCTTCCTTGCGATCACCTTCGACCAGGAGGCGACCGGCGAGCGCTATCAGGGCATCGTTCCGCTCGAGGGCGCGTCGATCGGCGCCGCGGCCGAGCATTATTTCGAGCAGTCGGAGCAGATTTCGAGTTTGATCAAGCTCGCCGCGCGCCACGACGCCGAGGCGGGCTGCGTCGCCGGCGGGATGCTGCTCCAGCACCTTCCCGAGGGCGAGGTGGGGCGCGACCGCCTGCACGTCCGCCACGACCTTCCCGAGTGGGAGCATGCGAAGACGATCGGTGCGACCTTGAAGGACGAGGAATTGACCGATCCGGCGACCTCGCTCGAAACGCTCGCCTGGCGGCTGTTTCACGAGGACGAGGTGCGGATCGAGCCCGGCGTTGCGGTATCGCGCGGCTGCCGGTGCAGCCCCGATTATTTCGCCGGCGTGCTCGCACAATTTCCCGAGACCGAGCGGCAGGACATGGCCGACGAGCAAGGGAAGATCGTCGTCGACTGCGCCTTTTGCTCGCGCATCTTCCCGATCGCGCTCGACGACATCGCGTCGCGTTCCTGA
- the argF gene encoding ornithine carbamoyltransferase, which produces MMRNFLNLSDAGGDAVAAMLADAIDRKAARAGWPKAKADADAPLAGHVLAMVFEKNSTRTRASFDIAIRQLGGASMIMDAGVTQLGRGETIADTARVLSRYADAIMIRTDHHEKAEELAEYASVPVINGLTDLSHPCQIVADLLTIVENGKSLPGLELAWLGDGNNVLASLIEAAGLFGFHIRAGVPQGYDPDATFVEAARAKGSRIDIVRNAREAAAGADLVVTDTWVSMGQDHAHNKLAAMAPYQVDERLMAAAKDDAIFLHCLPAHRGEEVVDAVMDGPQSRIWDEAENRVHAQKSILLWALGKL; this is translated from the coding sequence TTGCCGACGCGATCGATCGCAAGGCGGCGCGCGCGGGCTGGCCCAAGGCGAAAGCCGATGCCGATGCCCCGCTCGCCGGGCATGTGCTGGCGATGGTGTTCGAGAAGAATTCGACGCGCACCCGCGCGTCGTTCGACATCGCGATCCGCCAGCTTGGCGGCGCGTCGATGATCATGGATGCGGGCGTGACCCAGCTCGGCCGCGGCGAGACGATCGCCGACACGGCGCGCGTCCTGTCGCGCTATGCCGATGCGATCATGATCCGCACCGACCATCATGAAAAGGCCGAGGAACTCGCCGAATATGCGAGCGTCCCGGTGATCAACGGGCTGACCGACCTGTCGCACCCGTGCCAGATCGTCGCCGATCTGCTGACGATCGTCGAAAACGGCAAGTCGCTCCCCGGCCTTGAACTCGCCTGGCTCGGCGACGGCAACAATGTGCTCGCTTCGCTGATCGAGGCGGCCGGACTGTTCGGCTTTCATATCCGCGCCGGCGTCCCGCAGGGCTATGATCCCGATGCGACGTTCGTCGAGGCGGCGCGCGCAAAGGGCAGCCGCATCGACATCGTGCGCAACGCACGCGAAGCGGCGGCCGGCGCTGACCTCGTCGTCACCGACACCTGGGTGTCGATGGGACAGGATCATGCGCATAACAAGCTCGCGGCGATGGCGCCCTATCAGGTCGACGAGCGGCTGATGGCCGCGGCGAAGGATGACGCGATCTTCCTCCACTGCCTTCCCGCGCATCGCGGCGAAGAAGTGGTCGACGCGGTGATGGACGGCCCGCAATCGCGCATCTGGGACGAAGCCGAAAACCGCGTCCACGCGCAGAAGTCGATCCTGCTCTGGGCACTCGGCAAGCTATGA